The following nucleotide sequence is from Mesobacillus jeotgali.
CGGTTAAGGAATTCTGGCTTAAAGAAACCTCCCAATGAATCCAGGATACTTGATTCGTTGACAGCAGTGCTCTGATCGAAGCCTACTTTGATTGTTTTGTGTCCGACTCCTGCATTGCTTGTCATGATGATGACAGTGTCCTTAAAGCTTACAGTGCGGCCCTGGCTGTCAGTCAGGCGTCCGTCCTCAAGGATTTGCAGGAACATATGCTGGACGTCTGGGTGTGCCTTCTCGATTTCATCCAGCAGAATGATGCTGTATGGATTTCGCCTTACTTTTTCGGTCAACTGGCCTGCTTCGTCGTGGCCTACATACCCTGGAGGTGAACCAATCAGCTTGGATACACTGTGCTTTTCCATGTATTCACTCATGTCCAGTCTTACCATTGCATCTTTAGTGCCAAACAGCTCTTCTGCCAGTGTCTTTGTTAATTCCGTCTTACCGACACCAGTTGGTCCGACGAATAGGAAGGATCCAATTGGACGGTTTTTCGATTTCAGGCCTGCACGGCTCCGGCGGATTGCCTTGGCTACTTTCTGTACAGCATCTTCCTGACCGATGACCTTGCCAGTAAGGTTTGCGACAAGGTTCTTCATTCTGACTTGTTCGTCCTCCTGGAGCTTGCCAACAGGAATTCCAGTCTTCTTTTCGATGATCTCCTGGATATGCTGGACAGTAACCAAAGGACGCTCTGTACTGCCATTTTCATTTAATGACTTTTCCAGTTTTGCTTCTTCGTCACGAAGCTTTGCAGCTGTTTCATAGTCTTCCTGCTTCAATGCCTCTTCCTTTTCCTTTGCGATTTCAGCAAGACGGCTTTCAGCATCGTTTTTATTGGTGTAATCAGAAACAAGGTTAAGCTTGGAGCCAGCTTCGTCCATTAAATCGATTGCTTTGTCAGGAAGGAAGCGGTCCTGGATATAACGGTGTGAGAGCTGTACACATGCCTTGATTGTTTCTTCCGGAAAGGAAACCTGATGAAACTCTTCGTACTTAGATTGAATTCCCTTCAAGATTTCGACAGCCTCATCCACTGTTGGTTCGAGGACATGGACTGGCTGGAAGCGTCTCTCAAGCGCCGCATCCTTTTCAATTTGGCGATATTCCTTCAGGGTTGTTGCACCGACCACTTGAAGCTCACCTCGGGCCAGAGCTGGCTTCAGAATATTGCCGGCATCCATGGAACCTTCTGCAGACCCTGCACCAACAAGCTGATGAATTTCATCAATAAATAGAATGATATTTTTGCGAGCCTGTAATTCAGAAATCAGCTGTTTCATTCTTTCCTCGAATTGTCCGCGAATACCTGTGTTCGAAACCATTGAAGCGACATCTAACAAATAGACTTCCTTGCTTTTCAGCTTATCCGGTACATCGCCTTCAACAATCTTAAGAGCGAGTCCTTCAGCAATGGCCGTCTTACCTACGCCTGGTTCCCCAATCAGCACAGGATTATTTTTATTCCTTCTATTTAAAATCTCGATTACTCGTTGTACCTCTTCGTCTCGTCCAATTACCGGGTCAATCAAGCCGGTCTTGGCGATTTGAGTCAAATTTCTGCCATACTGATCAATAAAGCCATTTCCACCGCCGGCTGTTTTCGCAGCAGCAGAAGCCGGGTTATCGTTAGGGTTTTGATTATTCATATTGCCTGAAAACTGTTTGAACATATCATTAAATGGCGAGCCTCCAAAGCCTGAAAATCCAGACATCTGGCTGCCAAAGGAAGCACCTAATTTTTCTTTTTCTGTTTTGTAGCAATCTTCGCAGAGCATTAAATGCTTCTGATTACCGTTTAAATTTAATCTCAATTGGATCTTAGCGTTTTTCTCATGGCAATTTTGGCAAAGCATTTAAATTCCTCCTTCAAAAAATTAATTCTTATATATAATGATCAAATATAGTCTTTCTTGACTTTGACTATCTTTGATCAATTTAACTTAATTATACTTTGACCTTTTCTGACTTTCAAGATATTTGATTATGGTAATTTTTAGAAAAGACAGTGTTCGAACTTCCTTTTAAAAAAAGCTCGTCATGGTTTGTCTATCCTGACATATATTGAGAAGGAGGGAGGGGAACGCTTTGAAGACAAATTGGGGTGCTGCCTTTCAAATCGCTGCTGTTTATGTCGGGACTGTTGTGGGAGCCGGCTTTGCGACAGGGAGGGAAATCGTCGAATTCTTTTCCCGTTTTGGACTTTTTGGATTAATTGGTGTTTTCATGGCGGGATACATTCTTACATATATGGGGGCAAAATTAATGCGCATCGCAGCAGCGATCGGTGCCCATTCATATGAAGAAATGAATGTTCATCTATTTGGGAAGTTTTTTGGGGGAATTATCAATATTATGATGCTGTTTATGCTGCTTGGAGTTTGTGCCGTTATGTTATCCGGTGCAGGAGCAGTTTTTGAAGAGCAGCTTGGAATGACGAAATCCCTGGGGATCTTTGTCACGATTGCACTGTCACTTGCCGTCATGGTTGTCGGCTTAAAGGGTGTCTTTGCTGTGAACACTTTTGTCGTGCCGATGATGATCTTGTTCAGCCTGATCTTATTCTTCCTGTCAGTTAAATTGCCTGGATTCATTGAGCAGGTCGTTTTTATTCCATATGCAGAGGATGGCTGGAAGGCTGTGATCGGTCCATTCTCATATACAGCGCTGAATCTGTCGCTTGCCCAGGCAGTCCTGGTTCCTGTAGCAGCCGAGATGAAGGACGATCAAACTGTAAAATGGGGTGGGATCCTTGGCGGGATAGCACTTACCTTAATTTTGCTTTCAAGCCATTTGACCTTAATTATGCTTCCTGGATTCGAAACATTTGAGATTCCAATGGCTGTTGTTATGAAACAGCTTGCTGCTGGTCTATACTGGATTTTTGTCTTGATTGTATATGGAGAAATTTTCACCTCCGTAATTGGCAATATTTTTGGTCTGGAAAGGCAAATTCAAAAGTATATCAAGATGCCAAGCCTGCTTGTCGTTTCACTGCTCTTTTTAATTTGTTATTTCATCAGCTTGATTGATTACGGAACGCTGCTCTCAGTCCTTTATCCTGTTTTTGGTTACATCAGTTTAATTTTTATTGTCTTGTTATGGATGAAACCAGTTAATGTGAAAAGATAAAAAGAAGGGGCAGCTGCCCCTTCTTTTTATTTATTCTCTTTCATAATGGTCTTGGCCATTTCCAAGAATGCACTGCGGTGGTCTGCACCTTCTTTTGTGAATAAAGTAAGCTTTAATGGTTGTTCATCATTTTTTATAAGATACGTCGTTACGATGTCTGATTCATTTTTAGTTTCCATTGCCCACGCATTGTTGAAGAATGGGTCTTCAGGTGTTTGTGCTTCCTTCACTTCAGCACCGACAGCAGCTAGCTGTGCTTTGGAATTCTCTTCGACTAAGGACCATTCTGCATCATTTGGAATCAGTTCTATCCTCATGAATACACTGTCGTCCTCAGACCACATTAGTACATCTTTGTTAGGCTCTTCTGCTGATAATTCATATTCAGGCAAAACATACATAGAGTAGTTTTGATTATCGTTATGTTTTAAGAAGGCAGTCTGTTCTTTTTGTTCTCCATCCACTGTATAGGCAATGTTTTGCTCCATAACCCGGATTAGGCCCTCTTCGTTATTATTATTTTCCTGGTCTGTTGTTTGCTGCTTTTCCTCATTTTTTTCTGGCGCAGCAGCCGGCTGGGCCGCAGGTGCCTTATCTGTGGACTTCGATTCTTCCGGAGATCCGCAGCCTGCAATGATAATTGATGACAATCCGATAATTGCTAAAGGTTTTACTAATTTGTTCATGTCTGAATGCCCCCTGTTATTTCATATGGTGATTTCTACAATTTTAGACGGAATAGAATAACGAAAGTTACAATATTTTGTCGCACTTACAAAATATCATGGACAGGCAAATTGGACAATAATGAAAATGACCCATGAGCCAAAGTTGGCATGGGTCATTTTTAGGGTGAAATCTGTTGGGTACTCACTAGTTAAGTGGAAGAAAAACAAATAATAATAAATCAAATACGATATGAGAGACTATAACAAGTGGCATGCTCCGTTTCCATGCGTACAAAATACTCCAGGCAAGTCCAGCAATAATGGCGGCCAAAACTAGAATAAATTCACCAGAATAGAAATGGACAGAGGCATATAAGATAACGGAAAGAATAATCGACATTTTCACATTAATGTATTTGCTGAGTCGTTTTTGGATAAATCCTCGCCAAAAGATTTCTTCGCCAGGAGCCAGGATTAACACCAGGACAAGATAATGCCAGATTAAATCAGGTGAGAATCTGCTGTACAGACGCGTTATTTGATTGGCGAAAGGCAGATTTAACAACTCGATCAGGAAGCTTCCAAGCCAAAAGAGGCCAAATAAACCAAGACCTGAAGCAATACCTAAAGTTAAGTAAGAAAGCGTTGAAGTGTTGTCCTCGATTTCTTCGTGTATGATGGAATAACTGATCAGAACCAGCATCGAAGCTGTGAATATATACCAGAATACGTTTTTATCTTCGAAGGTAAAAAACATAAGAAGATGCGCGATCAAAACCCCAATAATCAGTCTGCGATCCGCCATCCAATTTTTCATTCTACATAAACCCCTTTCCAGAAACAAAATTTATTGTACCAAATAATTCATTAAAATTGTAAGGAAATGATTTCTTTCAATTGGGGAATAGTAATATTGCACGAAAATTTGATTGGAGGGAAGATCATGTCAGAATCAAAGCGCGAGAGAGAGCGTAATTGGACTGTCCGCAAGCAGGATCAGCACCCGCATGGAAAAGTAAAATCCTTTAAAGAGCTTGCTGGCAAGGAAAATAAAGAATAAAACAGAAAAAGCAGCTCAGGCTGCTTTTGGTATCTTTATAATACAGTAAAAACTATTACACTTAGAACAGTGTCTAGCTCCAGCGCCTAGCCAGTTTTCATCCCTGAGATTACTTCCTTGAGTATCTTGCGAGAAGCGTTAGCTTTGAGCAGCTCGAGTCGCTTGTCTAGCTGCGGCTCCTAACTCCTCGAGGCGTTTGTCTAGTGTCGCCTCCTAGAAACTCCGAAACTTCAACTCCGCCGGCAGAAGCAAAAAGCACTTCTTTTTCGGAGTCTCCAGTTTCTGTGTTTCTGGACAGTCGGCTATACTTTTCGACTTCGGTCCTGCCAATGAAGTCAAAGAACGACTTCACTGTCAGGCCCTCCAACGCTTGTCGGAGTCGGACCGTCGCCTCCGCATTTCGTTTTCGGTCCTGCCAATGAAGTCAAAGAACGACTTCACTGTTCGGCCCTCCAGCGCTTGTCAGGGCTGAGCAAGCCGCTTGGGCATTTCTAGATTAGTAGGCTGCGTCTTTAACAATTTTATAGTTTTTATGATTGATAACAGTGCGTTGATCAAGCTCCAGATCCCGGAAATTGTTCATATATGTCAAATCAACAATTACTGAGTTTTCATTTACTTTCTCTACGACCCCTTGCAGTCCTTCTTTGAATTCGATTACATTTCCAACTTCGGCTTTCTTCAAATAAACTCGCTCCTTCGTTATATTTCGAATTACTAACATTTTGCCTTAATTTTTAACTAGCGTAAAGGAAAATCCGCATTAAATTTGAATGTTCACGAAATTTTCATTTTATAAAAGTTAGAAAATTCAATTTATATAACCTATTATATATAAGAATTACATTTCCATCCAGAAAAAATTTATAATATTTATCATTTCATTCCCTTTATATCGGTCCAGAAACATCGCAAAGGAATTTGCAAATTCATCACCAGAAGATAAAATGGTCATAGTATAAGAAACTTGAGGTGGTTCACTTGGATAAAGAACAGGCTATTAGAATGCTGGAAAGTCTAAAAAATAAAGAAGTAGAGGAAATCTTTGTCGCTAAACAGGATTTCATGGAATTTCGCGAATTTCTGGTGAAAAGGGAGGATTTCAAACATTTCAGGGGAATCGCTCAAAGAGGCGGAGATGTCATCTTTACATATATAGATGAGGCAAGGAGCTAATAAGAAGAAAAAGCGGTCTGTTAGTGTAAAATTTACTATCCCTATTAGTGGAATAGTAGTAAAATATTAACATAGACTGATGAGGTGATCGCTGATGGAAACATTGTCCCCTGAAAGGCTAATGGAAGAAATCGAACTCAAACGAAGAGAAATGATTTCAACCGCGAAGGAAACAGGTTTTCTAAGCGTACAGACCATTTCAGCAAGCCAGGAACTGGATAAGCTTTTAAATGTAGTTCAGGAAGAAGGGTACTTTTTAACCAAATAAATCTTTCAGGAGCACTTGGAAAAGGTGCTCCTTTTCATTTGGATAAAAATGGTTGAAAATTCACATTTTTTCTGTCTGATGGTAAACTTTTTATAAGCCTTACAAGGTAACCAAGAGAACATTCACAATAGGGGGAAAAATGAATGGAACTGGCAAATAAACTAGAGCAGCTAAAAATAGAAATAGGTAAAAATGTAGTCGGGCGAGATGATGAAATAGAGATGATGGTGATCGCCCTTTTGAATAATGGCCATATTCTTATGGAGAGTGTGCCAGGGACCGGAAAAACGCTGCTGGCTAAAACATTTGCACGTGCAATAAGCGGACAATTCTCCAGGATTCAGTTCACTCCTGATGTCTTGCCCAGTGATATTACAGGAATCCAGTTTTTTAATCCTAAACTTCAGGAGTTCGAATTAAAACCAGGTCCAATTGTCACCAATATTCTTCTGGCAGATGAAATCAATCGTGCAACTCCTAGAACCCAGTCAAGCCTGCTGGAGGCTATGGAAGAACATCAGGTAACAATCGACGGCCACACGATTTCCTTGAAAACCCCTTTCCTCGTAATCGCAACCCAGAATCCTGTGGAATCACAGCAGGGGACATTCCAGCTTCCGGTCGCGCAGATGGATCGCTTCTTTATAAAGTTATCCCTCGGGTATCCAGAAGTTTTTGAAGAGAAGGAAATGATCAAGAAACATAGGTTTGGAACATCAGCGAAAGAAGTCAATCCGGTTATCAGTGAAGAGGATATCAAGTCATTGAAGCAGGAAATCATGAATGTGAAGTTAACAGAGGTTGTTGAAGATTACCTATTACAGATCGTACGGAAAACAAGGAGCCATTCTTCGATCGAATTAGGAATCAGTCCGAGGGGGACCCTTGCATTAGTAAAGGCGGCCCAGGGCAGGGCACTGATTAAGGGTCGAGATTATGTAGTACCAAATGATGTCAAAGAGATGGCTCCCTTCGTGTTAGGACACAGAATTTATTTTTCTGCTGAGGCATCGCTGACAATGACACCCGAAAAAGTAGTCGAGGATTTGCTGGAATCCATTCCGCTGCCTGTTGAAATTGAGGTTTAAGCACATGCAATGGAAAAAAATCGTCATTGAGGACCGTTTTCTATCCATATTGGCTTTTCTCGGGATACTTTTACTGATCGCCAGCTTTTACATAAATTCCTGGCTGATGTTCGGAGTCGGCCTGATGATCCTATTTATCGCTGGAGGAAATTCCTATTATCTGAAGCATATAGGAGAGGGTTTATTTTTTGATAACGAACGTAAACGGAATCGCTTCTTTATCGGAGACAAAGGAGAGTGGATCCTTCAGTTTCACAACCAAGGTCTTCCAATTATGAAAGGGAATCTCTCGATCTATTTTGATAGTGCGGTTGTCCCTGTCTCGGGCGAGTATCATATCCATTCGTCAAGAGTCGATGTCAGTCTGCCATTCTCGGTTGGACAGCGAGAAAAGATTAAAATCAATGTGCCTTTTTCCGCAGAAAAGCGAGGATTATCAAAGATAAGGAAAATGGAGCTCCATATCCCGCATTTCTTTGGTTTCGGGGATACCATTCTTGAGTTCTCTGACGTAATCAATATCGAGGCACTCGTCTATCCACAGACTATTTCGGTGCATAATTTGGATAAGCATAAGTCCGTTAAGCCAGGACAGAATCCATCTTTTTTCTCACTATTTGAAGATAATATGGGACCAATAGGCACAAGGGATTATCTGCCGACAGACAGCTTCAATAGAATTAATTGGAAAGCAAGTGCAAGGAAGATGGTCCTGCAGACGAAGGAATATGAACGCATTAATGAGGCAGGTGCCGTATTGTTCATCAATATTTCAGATGGTTATTCGGTGACAGGCAAGCTGGAATTTTTGATGAGCAGTACAGCTGAAATGGCTTATTTCTTTAACAGGAGAAATATTCCCTTCTCGCTCTGCATGAATATCAGGTCTGCTGGATTTACACCATTTACCTACCTGCCATTGGGGGCTGGAAAGGATCATCTGCAAAAGCTGCTTGACTTACTGGCTATAGCCGATTTTCATTCACCAACAATTCCGCATGAACAAATGCTGTTCTTTTACAAGCGGCATTTGCCGATTGCGCCGACCATGATACATGCCGGAATCCGGACAAGGGGAGCGGATTCCTATATCCAGGAATGGACCAATGCTGGTGTCCAGTTATTCGAGCTGAAAACCCATAATGAACATGCATTACTGGAGCCGATTAATATTATTTTGAAGGATGTTGCGGGCAAATGAATAGCCGTGTCTTAAATGTATTTTTTCGCTTTTTTATAGAGTGGACTTTTGTAAGCCTCATTCTGGTGGTATTTCATTTGCTATCATCACAACGAATGCCATTGTTTTCAACTATGATTATAGCCGCTGCAGCCTCCATACTCTTTACGCTTTTATTGGAGCTGAAGCCGCGTCTGGCAAAGCCTTTGTATCTTCTTGTAGTCAT
It contains:
- a CDS encoding ATP-dependent Clp protease ATP-binding subunit — encoded protein: MLCQNCHEKNAKIQLRLNLNGNQKHLMLCEDCYKTEKEKLGASFGSQMSGFSGFGGSPFNDMFKQFSGNMNNQNPNDNPASAAAKTAGGGNGFIDQYGRNLTQIAKTGLIDPVIGRDEEVQRVIEILNRRNKNNPVLIGEPGVGKTAIAEGLALKIVEGDVPDKLKSKEVYLLDVASMVSNTGIRGQFEERMKQLISELQARKNIILFIDEIHQLVGAGSAEGSMDAGNILKPALARGELQVVGATTLKEYRQIEKDAALERRFQPVHVLEPTVDEAVEILKGIQSKYEEFHQVSFPEETIKACVQLSHRYIQDRFLPDKAIDLMDEAGSKLNLVSDYTNKNDAESRLAEIAKEKEEALKQEDYETAAKLRDEEAKLEKSLNENGSTERPLVTVQHIQEIIEKKTGIPVGKLQEDEQVRMKNLVANLTGKVIGQEDAVQKVAKAIRRSRAGLKSKNRPIGSFLFVGPTGVGKTELTKTLAEELFGTKDAMVRLDMSEYMEKHSVSKLIGSPPGYVGHDEAGQLTEKVRRNPYSIILLDEIEKAHPDVQHMFLQILEDGRLTDSQGRTVSFKDTVIIMTSNAGVGHKTIKVGFDQSTAVNESSILDSLGGFFKPEFLNRFDSIIEFKALEKEHLLKIVDLMLAELRDTLLEQNITLEVEAEVKDKLAELGYHPAFGARPLRRSIQEQLEDSIADFILEDPDAVELKAVIENDAITIKRK
- a CDS encoding CPBP family intramembrane glutamic endopeptidase, translated to MKNWMADRRLIIGVLIAHLLMFFTFEDKNVFWYIFTASMLVLISYSIIHEEIEDNTSTLSYLTLGIASGLGLFGLFWLGSFLIELLNLPFANQITRLYSRFSPDLIWHYLVLVLILAPGEEIFWRGFIQKRLSKYINVKMSIILSVILYASVHFYSGEFILVLAAIIAGLAWSILYAWKRSMPLVIVSHIVFDLLLFVFLPLN
- a CDS encoding DUF6254 family protein, which codes for MSESKRERERNWTVRKQDQHPHGKVKSFKELAGKENKE
- a CDS encoding YkvS family protein, giving the protein MKKAEVGNVIEFKEGLQGVVEKVNENSVIVDLTYMNNFRDLELDQRTVINHKNYKIVKDAAY
- a CDS encoding aspartyl-phosphate phosphatase Spo0E family protein, with product METLSPERLMEEIELKRREMISTAKETGFLSVQTISASQELDKLLNVVQEEGYFLTK
- a CDS encoding AAA family ATPase, with product MELANKLEQLKIEIGKNVVGRDDEIEMMVIALLNNGHILMESVPGTGKTLLAKTFARAISGQFSRIQFTPDVLPSDITGIQFFNPKLQEFELKPGPIVTNILLADEINRATPRTQSSLLEAMEEHQVTIDGHTISLKTPFLVIATQNPVESQQGTFQLPVAQMDRFFIKLSLGYPEVFEEKEMIKKHRFGTSAKEVNPVISEEDIKSLKQEIMNVKLTEVVEDYLLQIVRKTRSHSSIELGISPRGTLALVKAAQGRALIKGRDYVVPNDVKEMAPFVLGHRIYFSAEASLTMTPEKVVEDLLESIPLPVEIEV
- a CDS encoding DUF58 domain-containing protein, with amino-acid sequence MQWKKIVIEDRFLSILAFLGILLLIASFYINSWLMFGVGLMILFIAGGNSYYLKHIGEGLFFDNERKRNRFFIGDKGEWILQFHNQGLPIMKGNLSIYFDSAVVPVSGEYHIHSSRVDVSLPFSVGQREKIKINVPFSAEKRGLSKIRKMELHIPHFFGFGDTILEFSDVINIEALVYPQTISVHNLDKHKSVKPGQNPSFFSLFEDNMGPIGTRDYLPTDSFNRINWKASARKMVLQTKEYERINEAGAVLFINISDGYSVTGKLEFLMSSTAEMAYFFNRRNIPFSLCMNIRSAGFTPFTYLPLGAGKDHLQKLLDLLAIADFHSPTIPHEQMLFFYKRHLPIAPTMIHAGIRTRGADSYIQEWTNAGVQLFELKTHNEHALLEPINIILKDVAGK